One bacterium genomic window carries:
- the gyrB gene encoding DNA topoisomerase (ATP-hydrolyzing) subunit B — protein MQKSNKGYSADEIKVLQDIEAVRHRPSMYIGDTEKYGLHHLVFEITDNSIDEAIVGYCNRIEVTIGKDESITVKDNGRGIPVDEHPEEKKSALEVVMTILHAGGKFDHKAYKVSGGLHGVGLSVVNALSEWLEVKVVRENKMYHQRYEKGKPVTKLTVIEEGDTLANGTEIHFMPDKEIFSLVKFSYDILAERLRELAFLNKGVTLTLTDARTDKVQEFFYKGGIVEFITFVTQDKETLHTPIYFQLEKEGIDTEVCFQYTTSYTENMFSYANNINTKEGGTHLIGFKAGLTRVITNYIKEHNLSKNLEVTGDDTREGITAVISVKVRDPQFEGQTKTKLGNSDIKGTVESITNGYLSIFFEENPKIAESIVNKILSTTKTRMAAQQARDLSRKKNIFDQSPLPGKLADCSDSNPELTEIYIVEGDSAGGSAKQGRDRKFQAILPIKGKILNVEKASEDKIWESEEIKAIMKALGLSDEKKELRYYKVIIMTDADVDGLHIRTLLLTLFYRHAKDLIEKGHIYIAQPPLYRVKIKSKSHYIYTDEELNDLIGGKDPKPDVQRYKGLGEMNPEELFSTTMDPNTRTLKQITMEDSVEAERMFTVLMGDKVEPRRNFIEQNAKYVQNLDV, from the coding sequence ATGCAAAAATCTAATAAGGGTTATTCCGCAGATGAAATAAAAGTGTTACAGGATATTGAAGCGGTAAGACATCGCCCTTCAATGTATATAGGAGATACTGAAAAATACGGCCTTCATCATCTCGTTTTTGAAATAACTGATAATTCTATAGATGAAGCTATTGTAGGATATTGCAATAGAATAGAAGTTACTATTGGTAAAGATGAAAGCATTACCGTTAAAGATAACGGCAGGGGAATACCTGTTGATGAACATCCTGAAGAAAAGAAATCAGCGCTGGAAGTTGTGATGACCATCCTTCACGCCGGCGGTAAATTTGACCACAAAGCTTATAAAGTTTCAGGCGGATTACACGGAGTCGGACTTTCCGTAGTAAATGCTCTATCGGAATGGCTTGAAGTAAAAGTAGTGCGTGAAAATAAGATGTATCACCAGAGATATGAAAAAGGAAAACCCGTTACTAAATTAACCGTCATAGAAGAAGGCGATACGCTTGCAAATGGAACGGAAATTCATTTTATGCCGGATAAAGAAATATTTTCTCTGGTCAAATTTAGTTATGATATACTCGCAGAAAGACTTCGTGAATTGGCTTTCCTGAATAAAGGAGTCACTTTAACCCTTACCGATGCAAGAACAGATAAAGTTCAGGAATTCTTTTACAAAGGTGGGATAGTTGAATTCATTACTTTCGTTACACAGGACAAAGAAACTTTGCACACTCCTATTTATTTTCAACTGGAAAAAGAAGGCATAGATACCGAAGTCTGTTTCCAATACACTACGTCTTATACCGAAAATATGTTCAGCTACGCAAATAATATCAATACAAAAGAAGGCGGGACACATCTTATCGGATTCAAAGCAGGACTAACAAGGGTAATAACCAATTATATAAAAGAACATAACCTATCCAAAAACCTTGAAGTTACCGGTGACGATACCAGAGAAGGCATTACTGCCGTTATATCCGTAAAGGTAAGAGACCCGCAGTTTGAAGGTCAGACCAAAACTAAACTTGGGAATTCTGATATTAAAGGAACCGTTGAATCTATAACAAATGGCTATCTGTCAATATTCTTTGAAGAAAACCCCAAAATCGCGGAAAGCATTGTAAATAAAATTTTAAGTACGACTAAAACAAGAATGGCTGCCCAACAGGCAAGAGACCTTAGCCGTAAAAAAAATATCTTCGACCAATCACCTTTACCCGGGAAACTTGCAGATTGCTCCGATAGCAACCCCGAACTTACTGAAATTTATATCGTAGAAGGAGATTCCGCAGGCGGTTCCGCTAAACAAGGCAGAGATAGAAAATTCCAGGCAATACTGCCGATAAAAGGTAAAATATTAAATGTAGAAAAAGCAAGCGAAGATAAAATATGGGAATCGGAAGAAATAAAAGCCATAATGAAAGCGCTTGGACTTAGTGATGAAAAGAAAGAATTACGCTATTATAAAGTAATTATAATGACCGATGCGGACGTTGATGGATTACATATAAGAACACTCTTGCTTACCCTGTTCTATAGACACGCAAAAGACCTCATAGAAAAAGGTCATATCTATATCGCCCAGCCTCCTCTATACCGTGTAAAAATTAAGAGCAAAAGTCATTATATCTATACGGATGAAGAACTAAATGATTTAATCGGTGGAAAAGATCCCAAACCTGATGTCCAGAGATATAAAGGATTAGGTGAAATGAATCCGGAAGAGTTGTTCTCTACAACAATGGACCCGAACACAAGAACCTTAAAACAAATTACAATGGAAGATTCCGTAGAAGCTGAAAGAATGTTCACTGTCTTAATGGGAGATAAGGTTGAACCTCGCCGTAATTTCATTGAACAAAACGCAAAATACGTGCAAAATCTGGATGTCTAA
- a CDS encoding DUF721 domain-containing protein codes for MAKKSKTVDKIGVILPQLLTSLGIKTGIEQHKSLLIWNQIVGKTIAAHTTPGWIKFGVLFVLVDDSIWLQELEFLKSQILLKINEHLETSKLRGIKFLQNNNQR; via the coding sequence ATGGCAAAAAAATCTAAAACTGTAGACAAAATAGGAGTAATATTACCTCAACTGCTCACCTCATTGGGAATAAAAACAGGCATAGAACAACATAAATCATTGTTAATATGGAATCAAATTGTAGGAAAAACTATCGCTGCTCACACTACACCGGGATGGATAAAATTTGGTGTTTTGTTCGTACTGGTAGATGATTCAATATGGCTCCAGGAACTGGAATTCTTGAAATCCCAAATCCTGCTTAAAATCAATGAACATCTGGAAACAAGTAAATTAAGAGGTATTAAATTTCTTCAAAACAATAATCAAAGATAG
- the hutU gene encoding urocanate hydratase codes for MRDVKAPTGVNISCKSWATEAAMRMLMNNLDKDVAEMPEQLIVYGGTGKAARNWECFDKIVNALQNLKSDETLLVQSGKPVGIFKTFEHAPRVLIANSLLVPKWATWSEFNRLEAMGLTMYGQMTAGSWIYIGTQGILQGTYETFAACAKKYFSNSLAGKFILTAGMGGMSGAQPLAATMNSAVILDVEVDKNKIERRIKQGFCDVISYNLDDALKLVDDARKTKTPKSIGLVGNAAEIHPELLKRGIIPDIVTDQTSAHDELNGYVPSGMPLEKALELRKNNPEEYIKLSFESIVKHLSAMLEMQKQGAIVFDYGNNIRGQAQKAGFKDAFKIPGFVQEYIRPLFCEGKGPFRWAALSGDPKDIYATDEAVLKEFPEDETLKRWIKLAREKIQFQGLPARICWLGYGERARFGKVINNLVKTGKISAPIVIGRDHLDTGSVASPARETEGMKDGSDAIADWPILNALLNTASGATWVSVHHGGGVGIGNSIHAGQVTVADGTKEMEERLDRVLTNDPGIGVMRHLDAGYEKAINTAKEKNIKLP; via the coding sequence ATGAGAGACGTAAAAGCGCCAACAGGCGTAAATATAAGTTGTAAATCATGGGCAACCGAAGCAGCTATGCGTATGCTGATGAATAATCTGGATAAAGACGTTGCCGAAATGCCCGAACAACTCATAGTCTACGGTGGAACAGGTAAAGCCGCAAGAAACTGGGAATGCTTCGATAAAATTGTAAATGCACTGCAAAACCTTAAAAGTGACGAAACCTTATTAGTCCAGTCCGGTAAACCCGTGGGAATATTTAAAACCTTTGAACACGCCCCGCGAGTGCTAATCGCAAATTCCTTACTCGTCCCCAAATGGGCTACATGGAGCGAATTCAATCGCCTTGAAGCTATGGGATTGACAATGTACGGGCAGATGACCGCCGGAAGCTGGATTTATATAGGAACTCAAGGAATACTTCAGGGAACTTATGAAACTTTTGCCGCCTGCGCAAAAAAATACTTCTCGAACTCGCTCGCAGGGAAATTCATACTTACCGCAGGTATGGGCGGTATGAGCGGAGCTCAACCCCTTGCAGCAACTATGAACTCTGCCGTTATCCTTGACGTTGAAGTTGATAAAAATAAAATTGAACGCAGAATTAAACAGGGATTTTGTGACGTAATATCATATAATCTGGATGATGCATTAAAACTCGTAGATGATGCACGTAAAACCAAAACACCAAAATCTATCGGACTCGTCGGTAATGCAGCCGAAATTCATCCCGAACTCCTAAAACGCGGAATTATTCCGGATATAGTTACCGACCAAACTTCCGCTCATGACGAATTAAACGGATACGTTCCTTCGGGAATGCCTCTCGAAAAAGCCCTTGAACTACGGAAAAATAATCCCGAAGAATATATAAAACTTTCCTTTGAATCTATCGTTAAACACCTATCCGCTATGCTTGAAATGCAAAAACAGGGAGCAATAGTTTTTGATTACGGTAATAATATAAGAGGTCAGGCACAAAAAGCAGGTTTTAAAGATGCTTTTAAAATTCCGGGATTCGTTCAGGAATACATTCGCCCTCTTTTCTGTGAAGGCAAAGGTCCTTTCAGATGGGCAGCATTATCCGGAGACCCTAAAGATATCTACGCTACGGATGAAGCCGTTCTTAAAGAATTCCCCGAAGATGAAACACTGAAACGATGGATTAAACTGGCAAGAGAAAAAATTCAGTTCCAGGGACTGCCCGCAAGAATATGCTGGCTCGGTTACGGAGAACGCGCAAGATTCGGAAAAGTAATAAATAACTTGGTAAAAACCGGAAAAATCTCTGCCCCAATAGTGATAGGCAGAGACCACCTTGATACGGGCTCGGTTGCCTCGCCTGCTCGGGAAACTGAAGGTATGAAAGATGGCTCCGACGCTATAGCGGATTGGCCTATATTAAATGCCCTTCTAAACACTGCTTCCGGCGCAACGTGGGTGTCCGTTCACCACGGCGGCGGCGTAGGTATCGGAAATTCAATACACGCAGGACAGGTAACCGTAGCGGACGGAACAAAAGAAATGGAAGAACGCCTTGACCGCGTGCTTACTAATGACCCGGGAATAGGCGTGATGAGACATTTAGATGCAGGATACGAAAAAGCAATAAATACGGCAAAAGAAAAAAATATTAAATTACCTTAA